A DNA window from Falco naumanni isolate bFalNau1 chromosome Z, bFalNau1.pat, whole genome shotgun sequence contains the following coding sequences:
- the HAUS6 gene encoding HAUS augmin-like complex subunit 6 isoform X10: MESEWEMQHFWLYVRALGFDPGDGDGSSGLGRVAFDTSYTRFLAIAHFIFTKLDQNLAEESLKILIKERKRIESEYAVLKTQFCKTEQHDQNKTDRTEKIKKVRSMWTLVIEMLASLKKEKEEVDSVLDVLKDCAGQCVLDGANVFSVPRLLCDRVKSDGYQHCTGNIYEAENLNFLTVIKLLNEAQRALRDEHCQCDLSQLLQFTENSIMLCNGLLQNLKANRVKIEQQDLLSTRGSISRKQEDWKVTWENFLGQCPFNLILDQRPVLGLLRALPPCSDVAEEEDEDIDFSPHLFSVSDVCDSVAERRSEKDGGALGTTIDESAAPPTCHPGIPSVPLELSEASENRDLLIGKKLHTETLKGKEEPVPPEILKGERDESAISETWQNADDHVIQRESPVKKEDPLKKFTEELAEAELPFSNILQVAKAVVSESPQGGEEKGTAMEDLVSLLAQNPFLTRKEIPRTPENLFNEIRSSWREATETEGSSDVELAETEVMIEVPVDARLAMQKATDSRFVCSVPASPEPDFDPPLSESKSPLSSMECRPYEQVSGDHIESPVSETSGMQESGERTEAQELKCIVLNKSSVEDPKEHTFQYIKRSMNTEGTGSEHNSRTNVLLSDHCQSSSVRVMHTKPFLVSMSCESAHMGILEETLPELYSAGLNISASSQSDFGTTDSTYVTGGSENHGNAEKPKLDPQSVFSIYEVLEETPSGSEEKLHQTHDGGETVILATENRYGSCGSLNHFCLDEEFTKTPSPESLNEKKNSLSSLLVSCQRLEEMASMVHKIPSDVIRRWKDVCDSVAERRSEKDGGALGTTIDESAAPPTCHPGIPSVPLELSEASENRDLLIGKKLHTETLKGKEEPVPPEILKGERDESAISETWQNADDHVIQRESPVKKEDPLKKFTEELAEAELPFSNILQVAKAVVSESPQGGEEKGTAMEDLVSLLAQNPFLTRKEIPRTPENLFNEIRSSWREATETEGSSDVELAETEVMIEVPVDARLAMQKATDSRFVCSVPASPEPDFDPPLSESKSPLSSMECRPYEQVSGDHIESPVSETSGMQESGERTEAQELKCIVLNKSSVEDPKEHTFQYIKRSMNTEGTGSEHNSRTNVLLSDHCQSSSVRVMHTKPFLVSMSCESAHMGILEETLPELYSAGLNISASSQSDFGTTDSTYVTGGSENHGNAEKPKLDPQSVFSIYEVLEETPSGSEEKLHQTHDGGETVILATENRYGSCGSLNHFCLDEEFTKTPSPESLNEKKNSLSSLLVSCQRLEEMASMVHKIPSDVIRRWKDVCDSVAERRSEKDGGALGTTIDESAAPPTCHPGIPSVPLELSEASENRDLLIGKKLHTETLKGKEEPVPPKILKGERDESAISETWQNADDHVIQRESPVKKEDPLKKFTEELAEAIKSS; this comes from the exons aattttaattaaagaaagaaagcgGATAGAGTCTGAATATGCAGTCCTGAAGACGCAGTTTTGCAA GACAGAACAACAtgaccaaaacaaaactgatagaactgagaaaataaagaag GTCCGCAGTATGTGGACACTTGTAATAGAAATGCTTGCAtctctgaaaaaagaaaaggaagaagtggaTTCTGTACTTGATGTACTTAAAGATTGTGCTGGTCAGTGCGTTTTAGATGGAGCTAATGTTTTCAGTGTTCCCAGGCTGTTGTGTGACAGAGTCAAGAGTGATGGATACCAA CATTGCACAGGAAATATATATGAAGCTGAAAACCTGAATTTCTTAACAGTCATTAAGTTATTAAATGAAGCCCAGAGGGCACTGAGAGATGAACATTGTCAGTGTGATTTAAGTCAGCTGCTTCAGTTCACTGAGAACAGTATTATGCTCTGCAATGGACTACTACAGAATTTGAAAGCGAACAG GGTGAAAATAGAGCAACAGGATCTTTTGTCAACAAGAGGATCTATTTCTAGAAAACAGGAGGACTGGAAAGTGACGTGGGAAAACTTTCTTGGCCAGTGtccttttaatttaatcttAGATCAGCGTCCT gtaCTTGGTTTATTAAGAGCTTTGCCACCTTGTTCTGATGTTGCAGAAGAAGAAGATGAGGATATCGACTTTAGTCcacatctgttttcagtttcag ATGTTTGTGACTCTGTTGCTGAAAGACGTTCTGAGAAGGATGGCGGGGCATTGGGAACTACGATAGATGAGTCAGCAGCACCACCAACATG CCACCCAGGGATCCCTTCAGTGCCTTTGGAGTTGTCAGAAGCATCTGAAAACAGAGACCTGTTAATTGGAAAG AAGTTGCATACTGAAACTttgaaggggaaggaagagccTGTGCCTCCAGAGATCTTAAAAGGTGAAAGGGATGAATCTGCCATTTCAGAAACATGGCAGAATGCAGATGATCACGTTATCCAGAGAGAATCTCCTGTCAAAAAAGAAGACCCTCTTAAGAAATTCACAGAAGAACTGGCAGAAGCG gAGTTGCCCTTCTCTAACATCCTGCAGGTTGCAAAAGCAGTGGTATCTGAGTCGCCTCAGGGTGGTGAAGAAAAAGGAACGGCAATGGAAGATCTCGTTAGCCTACTGGCACAGAACCCATTTTtaacaaggaaagaaattcCCCGAACTCCAGAAAATCTAT TTAATGAAATTAGAAGCTCATGGAGAGAAGCTACTGAGACTGAGGGCTCATCAGACGTAGAGCTGGCCGAAACTGAAGTAATGATAGAAGTGCCAGTGGATGCTAGACTTGCAATGCAGAAGGCAACAGACTCTAGATTTGTGTGCTCTGTCCCTGCATCTCCTGAACCTGACTTCGATCCTCCCTTGTCAGAAAGCAAGTCCCCATTAAGTTCTATGGAATGTAGACCTTACGAGCAGGTGAGCGGAGATCACATTGAATCTCCAGTTTCAGAAACATCGGGAATGCAAGAGAGTGGTGAGAGAACTGAAGCACAggaattaaaatgtattgttttgaACAAAAGTTCTGTAGAAGATCCAAAGGAACATACTTTTCAATATATAAAGAGGAGCATGAATACTGAAGGTACTGGTTCAGAACACAACAGCAGAACAAATGTTCTACTTTCAGACCACTGCCAGAGTTCCTCAGTGCGTGTGATGCACACTAAACCGTTTTTAGTTTCTATGAGTTGTGAATCTGCCCACATGGGAATACTTGAGGAGACGCTTCCAGAACTTTATAGTGCAGGTCTCAACATAAGTGCAAGCTCACAGTCTGATTTTGGTACAACAGACAGCACATACGTAACAGGTGGTTCAGAAAAtcatggaaatgctgaaaaaccGAAGCTAGATCCACAGTCCGTGTTCAGCATCTATGAAGTGCTGGAAGAGACTCCATCTGGAAGTGAAGAGAAGCTGCACCAAACACATGATGGAGGTGAAACTGTAATTCttgcaacagaaaacagatatGGATCGTGTGGCTCTCTAAACCACTTTTGTTTGGATGAAGAATTTACCAAGACTCCATCACCAGAAtctcttaatgaaaaaaaaaattctctgtcATCTTTACTGGTATCCTGTCAACGTCTGGAGGAAATGGCATCAATGGTACACAAAATCCCATCAGACGTAATACGTAGATGGAAGG ATGTTTGTGACTCTGTTGCTGAAAGACGTTCTGAGAAGGATGGCGGGGCATTGGGAACTACGATAGATGAGTCAGCAGCACCACCAACATG CCACCCAGGGATCCCTTCAGTGCCTTTGGAGTTGTCAGAAGCATCTGAAAACAGAGACCTGTTAATTGGAAAG AAGTTGCATACTGAAACTttgaaggggaaggaagagccTGTGCCTCCAGAGATCTTAAAAGGTGAAAGGGATGAATCTGCCATTTCAGAAACATGGCAGAATGCAGATGATCACGTTATCCAGAGAGAATCTCCTGTCAAAAAAGAAGACCCTCTTAAGAAATTCACAGAAGAACTGGCAGAAGCG gAGTTGCCCTTCTCTAACATCCTGCAGGTTGCAAAAGCAGTGGTATCTGAGTCGCCTCAGGGTGGTGAAGAAAAAGGAACGGCAATGGAAGATCTCGTTAGCCTACTGGCACAGAACCCATTTTtaacaaggaaagaaattcCCCGAACTCCAGAAAATCTAT TTAATGAAATTAGAAGCTCATGGAGAGAAGCTACTGAGACTGAGGGCTCATCAGACGTAGAGCTGGCCGAAACTGAAGTAATGATAGAAGTGCCAGTGGATGCTAGACTTGCAATGCAGAAGGCAACAGACTCTAGATTTGTGTGCTCTGTCCCTGCATCTCCTGAACCTGACTTCGATCCTCCCTTGTCAGAAAGCAAGTCCCCATTAAGTTCTATGGAATGTAGACCTTACGAGCAGGTGAGCGGAGATCACATTGAATCTCCAGTTTCAGAAACATCGGGAATGCAAGAGAGTGGTGAGAGAACTGAAGCACAggaattaaaatgtattgttttgaACAAAAGTTCTGTAGAAGATCCAAAGGAACATACTTTTCAATATATAAAGAGGAGCATGAATACTGAAGGTACTGGTTCAGAACACAACAGCAGAACAAATGTTCTACTTTCAGACCACTGCCAGAGTTCCTCAGTGCGTGTGATGCACACTAAACCGTTTTTAGTTTCTATGAGTTGTGAATCTGCCCACATGGGAATACTTGAGGAGACGCTTCCAGAACTTTATAGTGCAGGTCTCAACATAAGTGCAAGCTCACAGTCTGATTTTGGTACAACAGACAGCACATACGTAACAGGTGGTTCAGAAAAtcatggaaatgctgaaaaaccGAAGCTAGATCCACAGTCCGTGTTCAGCATCTATGAAGTGCTGGAAGAGACTCCATCTGGAAGTGAAGAGAAGCTGCACCAAACACATGATGGAGGTGAAACTGTAATTCttgcaacagaaaacagatatGGATCGTGTGGCTCTCTAAACCACTTTTGTTTGGATGAAGAATTTACCAAGACTCCATCACCAGAAtctcttaatgaaaaaaaaaattctctgtcATCTTTACTGGTATCCTGTCAACGTCTGGAGGAAATGGCATCAATGGTACACAAAATCCCATCAGACGTAATACGTAGATGGAAGG ATGTTTGTGACTCTGTTGCTGAAAGACGTTCTGAGAAGGATGGCGGGGCATTGGGAACTACGATAGATGAGTCAGCAGCACCACCAACATG CCACCCAGGGATCCCTTCAGTGCCTTTGGAGTTGTCAGAAGCATCTGAAAACAGAGACCTGTTAATTGGAAAG AAGTTGCATACTGAAACTttgaaggggaaggaagagccTGTGCCTCCAAAGATCTTAAAAGGTGAAAGGGATGAATCTGCCATTTCAGAAACATGGCAGAATGCAGATGATCACGTTATCCAGAGAGAATCTCCTGTCAAAAAAGAAGACCCTCTTAAGAAATTCACAGAAGAACTGGCAGAAGCG ataaagaGCAGTTGA